The Agromyces sp. LHK192 genome includes a window with the following:
- a CDS encoding SseB family protein yields the protein MSPRTDPVPAGSEPAGANEHAANEPGAAEPGGATDSAGNPWAGRSFDANRHAADDGSAPPALAAAVRRFRDGPGDQESVVEAFARSRLLIPLLAELGDGGTEIGAHGHAVEKSQELSIVTVAGPDGRKVLPVFSSVATMSRWNPKARPVPADGVRVALAAADDGTDLVVLDAGSPDDEFVLRRPAVWAVAQSMPWHPPFAAPVIRAAFERSIGTELAVLGVDLLPGDPQARLAGPELVVRLTLVAGLTRAELDATTARLARRWSEDDAIAAGVDSLAVKLVAADRG from the coding sequence ATGTCGCCTCGCACTGACCCGGTGCCGGCGGGATCGGAACCGGCCGGCGCAAACGAGCACGCCGCGAACGAGCCCGGTGCGGCCGAGCCCGGTGGAGCGACCGACTCGGCCGGCAACCCGTGGGCCGGTCGGTCCTTCGATGCGAACCGGCACGCCGCCGACGACGGGAGCGCGCCGCCGGCGCTCGCCGCGGCGGTGCGACGATTCCGCGACGGCCCAGGTGACCAGGAGTCGGTCGTCGAGGCGTTCGCGCGATCGCGACTGCTGATCCCGCTGCTCGCGGAACTCGGTGACGGCGGCACGGAGATCGGTGCGCACGGGCATGCCGTCGAGAAGAGCCAGGAGCTCTCGATCGTGACGGTCGCGGGCCCCGACGGCCGTAAGGTCCTGCCGGTCTTCTCGTCGGTCGCGACCATGTCGCGGTGGAATCCGAAGGCTCGGCCGGTGCCGGCGGACGGGGTGCGCGTCGCGCTCGCCGCGGCCGACGACGGTACCGACCTCGTCGTGCTCGACGCGGGATCCCCCGACGACGAGTTCGTGCTCCGGCGCCCGGCGGTGTGGGCGGTCGCGCAGTCGATGCCGTGGCATCCGCCGTTCGCCGCTCCGGTGATCCGCGCCGCGTTCGAACGCTCGATCGGCACCGAGCTCGCGGTACTCGGCGTCGATCTCCTGCCGGGCGATCCGCAGGCGCGCCTCGCGGGGCCGGAGCTGGTCGTCCGTCTGACCCTCGTCGCCGGGCTCACCCGTGCCGAGCTCGACGCGACGACGGCGCGCCTCGCCCGACGCTGGTCGGAGGACGACGCGATCGCGGCGGGCGTCGACTCGCTGGCCGTGAAGCTCGTCGCCGCCGACCGCGGCTGA
- a CDS encoding pyridoxal-dependent decarboxylase, protein MEPSSAFGAQYRGPLAVAARAAEDWLDGVAERPIAPSAGIEDVKDALGRALPDAGEDSVAVVESLAAAVVPGLMAMQSPRFHGWVIGGTSPASLAADWLVSAWDQNAVLREPTPGVVAVEELAGEWLCDLLGLPGGTAAGFTTGATTANTVALAAARHDVLARAGWDDVRDGIQGAPRVRVIAGAEHHPSVAVALRVLGLGLPEVIACDEEGRILPGALADALEGHGGGRRTGHDGPVIVCLQAGNVHSGASDPFAEAIPIARDAGAWVHVDGAFGLWAAASPRLRHLVAGVEAADSWATDAHKTLNVPYDAGIVAVADADPLVSAVSVHADYLPVAGEGIDPSDRVVELSRRARGVPVYAALRELGRAGVAALVDGLAANAVRLADGLRATPGAEVLNEVTYTQVCAAFEGREAVALARLLDADGVAFAHASRWRDREVLRFSMSNRATDASAVDETLEAVRRALAG, encoded by the coding sequence ATGGAGCCGTCGTCCGCGTTCGGCGCGCAGTACCGGGGTCCGCTGGCCGTCGCGGCGCGCGCGGCGGAGGATTGGCTCGACGGCGTCGCGGAGCGCCCGATCGCCCCGTCCGCGGGGATCGAAGACGTGAAGGACGCACTCGGCCGTGCGCTGCCGGACGCCGGCGAGGACTCGGTCGCGGTCGTCGAGTCGCTCGCCGCGGCGGTCGTCCCCGGGCTCATGGCGATGCAGTCGCCGCGCTTCCACGGGTGGGTCATCGGCGGCACGTCGCCGGCATCGCTCGCGGCTGACTGGCTGGTCTCCGCCTGGGATCAGAACGCCGTGCTGCGCGAGCCGACCCCGGGGGTGGTCGCGGTGGAGGAGCTGGCCGGCGAATGGCTCTGCGACCTCCTGGGCCTGCCCGGCGGCACGGCGGCCGGGTTCACGACCGGCGCGACGACGGCGAACACGGTCGCTCTCGCCGCGGCGCGTCATGACGTGCTCGCACGGGCCGGGTGGGATGACGTCCGCGATGGCATCCAGGGGGCTCCGAGGGTTCGGGTCATCGCCGGGGCGGAACATCATCCGTCGGTCGCCGTCGCGCTGCGGGTGCTCGGCCTCGGCCTTCCGGAGGTCATCGCGTGCGACGAGGAGGGGCGGATCCTCCCCGGGGCGCTCGCCGACGCGCTCGAGGGGCACGGCGGCGGACGGAGGACCGGGCACGACGGCCCGGTCATCGTGTGCCTGCAGGCGGGCAACGTGCACTCGGGCGCCTCGGATCCGTTCGCCGAGGCGATCCCGATCGCGCGCGACGCGGGCGCCTGGGTGCACGTCGACGGCGCGTTCGGGCTCTGGGCGGCGGCGAGCCCGCGCCTGCGTCACCTCGTCGCGGGCGTCGAGGCCGCCGACTCGTGGGCGACGGATGCGCACAAGACGCTCAACGTGCCGTACGACGCGGGCATCGTGGCGGTCGCGGATGCCGACCCGCTCGTGTCCGCCGTCTCGGTGCACGCCGACTACCTGCCGGTGGCCGGCGAGGGGATCGACCCGAGCGATCGGGTGGTCGAGCTCTCGCGCCGAGCGCGCGGCGTGCCGGTGTACGCCGCGCTGCGGGAGCTCGGGCGTGCCGGTGTCGCCGCCCTCGTCGACGGCCTCGCCGCGAACGCCGTCCGCCTCGCCGACGGCCTCCGCGCGACGCCCGGCGCGGAGGTGCTCAACGAGGTGACGTACACGCAGGTGTGCGCAGCGTTCGAGGGACGCGAGGCCGTCGCGCTCGCCCGGTTGCTCGATGCCGACGGCGTCGCGTTCGCCCACGCGTCGCGGTGGCGCGATCGTGAGGTCCTCAGGTTCTCGATGAGCAATCGGGCGACGGATGCCTCCGCCGTCGACGAGACCCTCGAGGCGGTGCGGCGGGCCCTCGCCGGGTGA
- a CDS encoding ATP-dependent helicase: MPPPSTRPSRRCGGPSPGDPGPAGGHDVTGSRQDGGVDALDAFSEATRTWFSESFRAPTAVQSAAWEAIGRGAHALVVAPTGSGKTLSAFLSAIDRLHTEPPPPEAGTRVLYLSPLKALGVDVERNLRAPLTGIARVSNRLGLEPPHVSVGVRSGDTPANERRALLRTPPDILITTPESLFLMLTSQARDTLRAVETVIVDEIHAVAATKRGAHLALSLERLDALLPKPAQRIGLSATVRPVEEVARFLSAAAPVEIVAPPSEKRFDLRVVVPVEDMARLPASDDATGSIWPHVEEAILDQVLANRSSIVFANSRRLAERLTARLNELATEASESETPDAEGSSAGASDPGAAALVGAGRPSGPPAAIMAQSGQTGGAPLVLARAHHGSVSKEQRAEIEDDLKSGRLRCVVATSSLELGIDMGAVDLVVQVEAPPSVSSGLQRLGRAGHQVGEVSRGVIFPKQRADLIHAAVTSERMLAGAIETMRVPSNPLDILAQQTIAAAAIEPLDVDGWFDAVRRTAPFATLPRSAYEATLDLLAGRYPSDRFGELRPRVVWDREQGTITGRPGAQRLAVTSGGTIPDRGMFGVFLVGDESGGRRVGELDEEMVYESRVGDVFALGATSWRIQEITFDRVNVVPAFGQPGRVPFWKGDGLGRPAELGRALGAFMREIAGAGESDARARVTAAGLDAFAAGNLVTFLADQQRATGHVPSDRTLVIERTRDELGDWRVILHSPFGMPVHAPWALAVAARVRERLGVDGAAVAADDGIIVRIPDTGVDPPGADLFVFEPDELEQLVTDEVGGSALFASRFRECAARALLLPNYQPGRRSPLWQQRQRSAQLLEVASAYPTFPIILETVREVLQDVYDVPALLQLSRDVGARRVRLVETTTDSPSPFASALLFGYVGAFMYEGDSPLAERRAAALAIDSALLGELLGRVELRELLDPGVIEQTERELQRLADDRRVHGAEGVADLLRLLGPLTDDELGARVAPDTDASAAAGELVAARRAVRVTFAGREHFAAVEDAGRLRDALGVPVPPGVAVAFAEQVGDPLGDLVSRFARTHGPFRAEDVADRFGIGVAVAKAALRRLADERRVVEGEFRPHGTGAEWCDAEVLRRLRRRSLAALRHEVEPVPQRALARFLPEWQHVGRPLRGIDGVLAVVEQLEGARLPASAWESLVLSSRVSDFSPTMLDELTATGEVVWAGAGPLAGDDGWVSLHLAESAPLTMQPVPDPELTAVQREVLIALGSGGAFFFRQLADAIGTFGSLDEPVADADLVEAIWGLVWAGLVTNDTFAPVRALVSGGRSSHKTPRQAPRSRMLRGRSLPRPAAPSRTGPPSVAGRWSILPLVDDDATRRAHALGETLLDRYGVVTRGAAVAEGVVGGFALAYRTLRGFEDSGRARRGYFVERLGAAQFAAPGAVDRLRGYADRDEEPTAGATARRAGEQDAARPVLLAATDPANAFGAALPWPEPPGESSHRAARKAGAMVVLVDGELVLYVERGGKTVLAYTDDEGALAAAAGALAGVVRAGRIRRLAVEQVNGAFVLGTPLGRALSVAGFGETPRGLRFDARG; this comes from the coding sequence ATGCCTCCGCCGTCGACGAGACCCTCGAGGCGGTGCGGCGGGCCCTCGCCGGGTGACCCCGGCCCTGCCGGCGGCCATGATGTCACCGGGTCGCGGCAGGATGGAGGGGTGGACGCGCTCGACGCCTTCTCCGAAGCCACCCGCACGTGGTTCTCGGAATCCTTCCGCGCGCCCACGGCCGTGCAGTCCGCCGCGTGGGAGGCCATCGGCCGTGGCGCGCACGCCCTCGTGGTCGCGCCGACCGGGTCGGGCAAGACGCTCTCGGCGTTCCTGTCGGCCATCGACCGGCTGCACACCGAGCCGCCGCCTCCGGAAGCGGGCACCAGAGTGCTCTACCTGTCGCCGCTCAAGGCGCTCGGCGTCGATGTCGAACGCAACCTCCGGGCGCCGCTGACGGGGATCGCCCGAGTGTCCAACCGGCTCGGCCTGGAGCCGCCGCACGTGAGCGTCGGCGTCAGGTCGGGTGACACGCCGGCGAACGAGCGGCGCGCCCTGCTCCGCACACCGCCGGACATCCTCATCACGACGCCCGAGTCGCTGTTCCTCATGTTGACGTCGCAGGCACGCGACACCCTGCGCGCGGTCGAGACGGTGATCGTCGACGAGATCCACGCGGTCGCTGCGACCAAGCGCGGCGCGCACCTCGCCCTGTCGCTCGAGCGCCTCGACGCCCTCCTGCCGAAGCCCGCTCAGCGTATCGGGCTGTCGGCCACGGTGCGACCGGTCGAGGAGGTGGCGCGGTTCCTCAGCGCCGCAGCCCCGGTCGAGATCGTGGCACCGCCGAGCGAGAAGCGGTTCGACCTGCGCGTCGTGGTCCCCGTCGAGGACATGGCGCGGCTGCCGGCGAGCGACGACGCGACGGGATCGATCTGGCCGCACGTCGAGGAGGCGATCCTCGACCAGGTGCTCGCGAACCGCTCGTCGATCGTGTTCGCGAACTCGCGTCGGCTCGCCGAGCGGCTCACGGCGCGACTGAACGAGCTCGCGACGGAGGCATCCGAATCGGAGACCCCCGATGCCGAGGGCTCCAGCGCCGGGGCATCCGATCCGGGGGCGGCCGCGCTCGTCGGCGCGGGTCGGCCCTCGGGGCCGCCGGCCGCGATCATGGCGCAGTCCGGCCAGACCGGGGGAGCGCCCCTCGTGCTCGCCCGTGCACACCACGGATCGGTCAGCAAGGAGCAGCGCGCCGAGATCGAGGACGACCTCAAGAGCGGCCGCCTGCGCTGCGTCGTCGCGACGTCCAGCCTCGAGCTCGGCATCGACATGGGTGCCGTCGACCTCGTCGTGCAGGTCGAGGCGCCGCCGTCGGTCTCGAGCGGGTTGCAGCGCCTCGGTCGCGCAGGCCATCAGGTCGGCGAGGTGTCGCGCGGCGTGATCTTCCCGAAGCAGCGGGCCGACCTTATCCACGCCGCCGTCACGAGCGAACGGATGCTCGCCGGGGCGATCGAGACGATGCGGGTGCCGTCGAACCCGCTCGACATCCTCGCGCAGCAGACGATCGCGGCCGCCGCGATCGAACCCCTCGACGTCGACGGATGGTTCGACGCGGTGCGTCGCACCGCGCCCTTCGCGACGCTCCCGCGGTCGGCCTACGAGGCGACGCTCGACCTGCTCGCCGGGCGGTACCCGTCGGATCGCTTCGGCGAGCTTCGGCCCAGGGTCGTCTGGGACCGCGAGCAGGGCACCATCACCGGGCGACCGGGGGCGCAGCGCCTCGCGGTGACCAGCGGCGGCACCATCCCCGATCGCGGCATGTTCGGCGTGTTCCTCGTCGGCGACGAGTCCGGCGGGCGCCGGGTGGGGGAGCTCGACGAGGAGATGGTCTACGAGTCGCGGGTCGGCGACGTCTTCGCGCTCGGGGCGACGAGCTGGCGCATCCAGGAGATCACGTTCGATCGCGTCAACGTGGTGCCCGCGTTCGGGCAGCCGGGTCGGGTGCCGTTCTGGAAGGGCGACGGTCTCGGGCGACCGGCCGAGCTCGGTCGCGCCCTCGGCGCCTTCATGCGCGAGATCGCCGGCGCGGGCGAATCCGACGCCCGGGCGCGCGTGACCGCGGCCGGACTCGATGCGTTCGCAGCCGGCAACCTCGTCACGTTCCTCGCCGACCAGCAGCGGGCGACCGGTCACGTTCCGAGCGATCGCACGCTCGTGATCGAGCGCACGCGCGACGAGCTCGGCGACTGGCGCGTCATCCTGCACTCCCCGTTCGGGATGCCGGTGCACGCGCCGTGGGCGCTCGCCGTGGCCGCCCGCGTGCGCGAGCGGCTCGGGGTCGACGGCGCGGCGGTCGCCGCCGACGACGGCATCATCGTGCGCATCCCGGATACCGGCGTCGACCCGCCGGGCGCCGACCTCTTCGTGTTCGAACCCGACGAGCTCGAGCAGCTCGTCACCGACGAGGTGGGCGGATCGGCCCTCTTCGCGAGCCGGTTCCGCGAGTGCGCGGCACGCGCCCTGCTCCTGCCGAACTACCAACCGGGCCGCCGGTCGCCGCTCTGGCAGCAACGACAGCGCTCCGCCCAGTTGCTCGAGGTCGCGAGTGCGTACCCGACGTTCCCGATCATCCTCGAGACCGTCCGCGAGGTGCTGCAGGACGTGTACGACGTGCCCGCACTGCTCCAGCTCTCGCGCGACGTCGGTGCGAGACGCGTTCGGCTCGTCGAGACGACGACCGACTCGCCGAGTCCGTTCGCGAGCGCGCTGCTGTTCGGCTACGTCGGCGCATTCATGTACGAGGGGGACTCGCCCCTCGCCGAACGTCGCGCCGCCGCGCTCGCGATCGACTCCGCGCTCCTCGGCGAACTGCTCGGCCGGGTCGAGCTGCGCGAGCTGCTCGATCCGGGCGTGATCGAGCAGACCGAGCGCGAGCTCCAGCGGCTCGCCGACGACCGCCGGGTCCACGGCGCCGAGGGGGTGGCCGACCTCCTGCGCCTGCTCGGCCCGTTGACCGACGACGAGCTCGGCGCGCGCGTCGCACCGGACACGGATGCCTCCGCTGCGGCCGGCGAACTCGTCGCCGCACGGCGGGCGGTGCGGGTGACCTTCGCGGGACGGGAGCACTTCGCGGCGGTCGAGGACGCGGGTCGCCTCCGCGACGCGCTCGGCGTGCCCGTGCCGCCGGGGGTGGCCGTCGCGTTCGCGGAGCAGGTCGGCGATCCGCTCGGCGACCTCGTGAGCCGGTTCGCCCGCACGCACGGGCCGTTCCGCGCCGAAGACGTCGCCGACCGGTTCGGCATCGGCGTGGCGGTCGCCAAGGCGGCGTTGCGGCGCCTCGCCGACGAACGGCGCGTCGTCGAGGGTGAGTTCCGCCCCCACGGAACGGGTGCCGAGTGGTGCGATGCCGAGGTGCTGCGCCGGCTCCGGCGCAGGTCGCTCGCCGCGCTGCGGCACGAGGTCGAGCCGGTGCCCCAGCGGGCCCTCGCGCGATTCCTCCCCGAATGGCAGCACGTCGGTCGCCCGCTGCGTGGCATCGACGGGGTGCTCGCCGTCGTCGAGCAACTGGAGGGCGCACGGTTGCCCGCGTCGGCCTGGGAGTCGCTGGTGCTGTCGTCGCGCGTGTCCGACTTCAGTCCGACCATGCTCGACGAGCTGACCGCGACCGGCGAGGTCGTGTGGGCGGGAGCGGGCCCGCTCGCCGGGGACGACGGATGGGTGTCGCTGCACCTCGCCGAGTCCGCGCCGCTCACGATGCAGCCGGTGCCCGACCCCGAGCTCACCGCCGTTCAGCGCGAGGTGCTCATCGCCCTCGGATCCGGCGGAGCCTTCTTCTTCCGGCAGCTCGCCGACGCGATCGGCACGTTCGGCAGCCTCGACGAACCGGTCGCCGACGCCGACCTCGTCGAGGCGATCTGGGGCCTCGTGTGGGCGGGGCTGGTCACCAACGACACGTTCGCACCCGTGCGAGCCCTCGTCTCAGGGGGTCGAAGCTCGCACAAGACGCCGCGGCAGGCACCGAGGTCCCGGATGCTCCGGGGCAGGTCGCTGCCCCGACCGGCGGCGCCGAGCCGGACCGGACCGCCGTCGGTGGCCGGCCGGTGGTCCATCCTGCCGCTGGTCGACGACGATGCCACCCGGCGCGCGCATGCACTCGGCGAGACGCTGCTCGATCGCTACGGGGTCGTCACGCGCGGCGCCGCGGTCGCGGAAGGGGTGGTGGGAGGCTTCGCGCTCGCCTATCGCACGCTGCGCGGGTTCGAGGATTCGGGGCGCGCTCGCCGCGGGTACTTCGTCGAGCGCCTCGGCGCCGCGCAGTTCGCTGCGCCCGGAGCGGTCGACCGGCTCCGCGGGTATGCCGATCGCGACGAGGAGCCGACGGCCGGCGCCACCGCGCGGCGCGCGGGGGAGCAGGACGCCGCCCGCCCGGTGCTGCTCGCCGCGACGGATCCCGCGAACGCGTTCGGCGCCGCCCTGCCGTGGCCCGAGCCGCCGGGCGAGAGCTCGCACCGCGCGGCGCGCAAGGCGGGCGCGATGGTCGTGCTGGTCGACGGCGAGCTCGTGCTCTACGTCGAACGCGGCGGCAAGACCGTGCTGGCGTACACCGACGACGAGGGCGCGCTCGCCGCGGCGGCCGGTGCGCTCGCCGGGGTCGTGCGCGCCGGACGGATCCGCCGGCTCGCGGTCGAACAGGTCAACGGCGCGTTCGTGCTCGGCACGCCGCTCGGCCGCGCACTGTCGGTCGCGGGGTTCGGCGAGACGCCGAGGGGGCTGCGGTTCGATGCCAGAGGGTGA
- a CDS encoding DNA-formamidopyrimidine glycosylase family protein yields the protein MPEGDTVFQTAARLRQAIEGAELVRTDFRVPRYATVDLAGLRVDEVLARGKHLLFRIGEQTVHSHLKMEGSWRVFRPGERWSRPAYLARAVLETADAVAVGFELGVVEVIPRATEAGAVGHLGPDLLGPDWDADEALRRLTADQGVPAAVALLDQRNLAGLGNVYANELCFLRGIRPDRPIGEVPDPAAVIDLGRRLIVANRDRVARVTTGVDRRGERLWVYGRGGQPCRRCGTRIERGELGRSALEERITFRCPRCQP from the coding sequence ATGCCAGAGGGTGACACGGTCTTCCAGACCGCGGCGCGGCTCCGCCAGGCGATCGAGGGCGCCGAACTGGTGCGCACCGATTTCCGCGTGCCTCGGTACGCGACCGTCGACCTCGCCGGCCTTCGGGTCGACGAGGTGCTGGCGCGCGGCAAGCACCTGCTGTTCCGTATCGGCGAGCAGACCGTCCACTCGCACTTGAAGATGGAGGGCTCCTGGCGCGTGTTCCGCCCCGGCGAGCGGTGGAGCCGCCCGGCGTACCTCGCCCGCGCCGTGCTCGAGACCGCCGACGCGGTCGCCGTCGGGTTCGAGCTCGGCGTGGTCGAGGTGATCCCGCGCGCCACCGAGGCGGGGGCGGTCGGCCACCTCGGCCCCGACCTGCTCGGCCCGGACTGGGACGCCGACGAGGCGCTGCGACGGCTCACCGCCGACCAGGGCGTTCCCGCGGCTGTGGCCCTGCTCGACCAGCGAAACCTCGCCGGCCTCGGCAACGTCTACGCGAACGAGCTGTGCTTCCTCCGGGGCATCCGACCCGACCGGCCGATCGGAGAGGTACCGGATCCGGCGGCCGTGATCGACCTCGGTCGGCGGCTGATCGTCGCCAATCGCGACCGCGTCGCGCGCGTCACCACCGGCGTCGACCGTCGGGGCGAGCGGCTGTGGGTCTACGGGCGCGGCGGGCAGCCGTGCCGTCGATGCGGCACGCGCATCGAGCGAGGCGAACTCGGCCGCAGCGCCCTCGAGGAGCGCATCACCTTCCGGTGTCCGCGCTGCCAACCGTGA
- a CDS encoding DUF1844 domain-containing protein, giving the protein MSNSSDESTVGAGVADHQHEQVSEATRDIAEVPAVEVITTASVHLMSAAAVKVGLADDPDNQTDLDEARKLINALAGLITAGAPEISDMHARSLRDGLRSLQLAFREASVIPDEIGKGPGEKWTGPVT; this is encoded by the coding sequence GTGAGCAACAGTTCAGACGAGTCGACGGTCGGCGCGGGCGTCGCCGACCACCAGCACGAGCAGGTCTCGGAGGCCACGCGCGACATCGCGGAGGTGCCGGCGGTCGAGGTGATCACGACCGCGTCGGTGCACCTCATGAGCGCCGCTGCCGTCAAGGTCGGGCTCGCCGACGACCCCGACAATCAGACCGACCTCGACGAGGCGCGCAAGCTCATCAACGCGCTGGCCGGCCTCATCACCGCGGGAGCCCCCGAGATCAGCGACATGCACGCGCGCTCCCTGCGCGACGGCCTGCGTTCGCTGCAGCTCGCGTTCCGCGAGGCATCCGTCATCCCCGACGAGATCGGCAAGGGGCCCGGCGAGAAGTGGACCGGCCCGGTCACCTGA
- the infC gene encoding translation initiation factor IF-3 → MSDPRTNDRIRVPEVRLVGPGGEQVGVVKIEVALRLAQEADLDLVEVAPNSRPPVVKIMDYGKYKYEAAQKAKEARRNQANTVLKEVRFRLKIDKHDYETKMKRAVGFLKAGDKVKAMILFRGREQSRPEMGVRLLQRFAEDVAEFGTVEHNPTIDGRNMVMVIAPLRNKSEAKAEANAQRAAAKARPEGDAPAGAEPQTAEATEA, encoded by the coding sequence ATCAGCGATCCGCGTACCAATGACCGTATCCGCGTCCCGGAGGTCCGCCTCGTGGGACCTGGCGGGGAACAGGTCGGCGTCGTGAAGATCGAGGTGGCCCTGCGGCTGGCGCAGGAGGCCGACCTCGATCTCGTCGAGGTCGCTCCGAACTCCCGTCCGCCGGTCGTCAAGATCATGGACTACGGCAAGTACAAGTACGAGGCTGCGCAGAAGGCCAAGGAGGCTCGGCGCAATCAGGCGAACACCGTCCTCAAGGAGGTCCGGTTCCGCCTCAAGATCGACAAGCACGACTACGAGACCAAGATGAAGCGCGCCGTCGGCTTCCTGAAGGCCGGCGACAAGGTCAAGGCGATGATCCTGTTCCGCGGTCGCGAGCAGTCGCGTCCCGAGATGGGCGTCCGCCTGCTGCAGCGCTTCGCCGAGGATGTCGCCGAGTTCGGCACTGTCGAGCACAACCCCACGATCGACGGCCGCAACATGGTGATGGTCATCGCTCCGCTCAGGAACAAGTCCGAGGCCAAGGCCGAGGCGAATGCACAGCGTGCTGCGGCGAAGGCCCGACCCGAGGGCGACGCCCCGGCCGGTGCCGAGCCGCAGACGGCCGAGGCCACCGAGGCCTAG
- the rpmI gene encoding 50S ribosomal protein L35 produces MPKQKTHSGAKKRFKITGTGKLKKQQAGMRHNLEGKSSVRTRRLNQDKVLSAPDAKVVNKLLGR; encoded by the coding sequence ATGCCGAAGCAGAAGACCCACTCCGGGGCCAAGAAGCGCTTCAAGATCACCGGCACCGGCAAGCTGAAGAAGCAGCAGGCCGGCATGCGCCACAACCTCGAGGGCAAGTCCTCGGTGCGCACCCGCCGCCTCAACCAGGACAAGGTCCTCTCGGCGCCCGACGCCAAGGTCGTCAACAAGCTCCTCGGCCGCTGA
- the rplT gene encoding 50S ribosomal protein L20, translated as MARVKRAVNAHKKRRVILERAEGYRGQRSRLYRKAKEQVTHSLVYSYNDRRKRKGDFRRLWIQRINAASRQHGLTYNRLIQGLGLAGIEVDRRILAELAVNEPATFAAIVESAKQALPADTSAPKTAA; from the coding sequence ATGGCTAGAGTCAAGCGCGCAGTCAATGCGCACAAGAAGCGTCGCGTCATCCTGGAGCGCGCCGAGGGCTACCGCGGCCAGCGGTCGCGCCTCTACCGCAAGGCGAAGGAGCAGGTCACCCACTCCCTCGTCTACTCGTACAACGACCGTCGCAAGCGCAAGGGCGACTTCCGCCGCCTGTGGATCCAGCGCATCAACGCGGCCTCGCGTCAGCACGGCCTCACCTACAACCGCCTGATCCAGGGCCTCGGCCTCGCGGGCATCGAGGTCGACCGTCGCATCCTCGCCGAGCTCGCCGTGAACGAGCCCGCGACCTTCGCGGCGATCGTCGAGTCGGCCAAGCAGGCGCTCCCGGCCGACACGTCGGCCCCCAAGACCGCGGCGTAA
- a CDS encoding RNA methyltransferase, protein MLENPRSPRVRAVAKLAKKPARVESGLFLLEGPQAVSEALRFRPELVVELFATPSALDRHDGIRRAAAEAGLTVEFVTEQVLESMADTVTPQGFVAVCRQFPTALKDVFASGPKLVAILEEVRDPGNAGTIVRAADAAGADAVVFSGRAVDLYNPKVVRSSTGSIFHVPVAVGASLEDVLERARAAGLVVLAADVKGDDLLDVRNAGVLAGPTAWLFGNEARGLLDEQLALADRAVTVPIYGHAESMNLATAASVCLYESAFAQRS, encoded by the coding sequence ATGCTCGAGAACCCCCGTTCCCCGCGCGTGCGTGCCGTCGCGAAGCTCGCGAAGAAACCGGCTCGAGTCGAGAGCGGGCTGTTCCTGCTCGAAGGGCCGCAGGCCGTCTCCGAGGCGCTGCGCTTCCGGCCCGAGCTCGTCGTGGAGCTGTTCGCGACGCCGTCGGCGCTCGACCGGCACGACGGCATCCGGCGGGCTGCGGCCGAGGCGGGGCTCACGGTCGAGTTCGTCACCGAGCAGGTCCTGGAGTCCATGGCCGACACGGTGACGCCGCAGGGATTCGTCGCCGTGTGCCGGCAGTTCCCGACCGCGCTGAAGGACGTGTTCGCGAGCGGGCCGAAGCTCGTCGCGATCCTGGAGGAGGTGCGCGACCCCGGCAACGCCGGCACGATCGTGCGCGCGGCCGATGCGGCCGGAGCCGACGCGGTGGTGTTCTCCGGTCGCGCCGTCGACCTCTACAACCCCAAGGTGGTCCGGTCGTCGACGGGGTCGATCTTCCACGTCCCGGTCGCGGTGGGTGCCTCGCTCGAGGACGTGCTCGAGCGCGCCCGCGCTGCGGGGCTGGTCGTGCTCGCCGCCGACGTCAAGGGCGACGACCTCCTCGACGTCCGCAACGCCGGCGTCCTCGCGGGCCCGACCGCATGGCTGTTCGGCAACGAGGCGCGCGGGCTCCTCGACGAGCAGCTCGCCCTCGCCGACCGCGCGGTCACCGTGCCGATCTACGGGCACGCCGAGTCGATGAACCTCGCCACCGCGGCATCGGTCTGCCTCTACGAGAGCGCGTTCGCGCAGCGCTCCTGA